One genomic window of Cygnus olor isolate bCygOlo1 chromosome 3, bCygOlo1.pri.v2, whole genome shotgun sequence includes the following:
- the LOC121066995 gene encoding muscular LMNA-interacting protein, with product MYCMRRKYELFFSFVTHISSLLFEVPFLFFSKLCYGQQTGEGDSQITSPVSFINEGQATSQESETKPLTFTFVPSIGRLPTHFEVVDVSKFLVTIPEEPKDLSNQEIINESNVVSDEQSLKSSVRRDCVPAIHPDSTQTVLQSLGCNPSKGKMQENDLFKAEFILITDSGDEDEAAATSINIQRPSNGYGPISAQLLATSHISPGTETRKPGDGHLPGAGLSHSTADQQKQQLISTLSTSDHLSSKPPAVHLISPTNLKVACGAMVNQNQASSLEDSHNNWQSAIRSSKQDSSLYFQSASHSSAPSMSKISSCASNICYSSPQLCDNLQTPSLHSPVCVCKMGDFTTSSIPAKSPSLFPKPSHSAEIQGLSSQPLSPSSSKRLKALSPLPVRITTHSLSPSPKPLSPPSLYGSSSTVCSVNEPCTQMSSRGYLLKSGVRSPLPTRLTLLTAILRSGSSQRRPLSPASCPTFSPSSLCSSTLAIDQKCKTTPPTRRKSISSPPVRPDSPSREEHWPSGWAQHVPLHSKPHPAPRARSLSPRKHLPVRTPSPDSRSPQSSHISSHRKSTASPGWQSMLPALAVPPSAPEHYSLAHPTSPPPEGLRYPASRSQGPQRCQRVHTYSPIFTCQSYPLLSPTRLSCTFSPTREKLLSPSPSLSTSTSRSKSDSSQKSAQELSTPSPTSSGVSKQWSLSRPDSTSPVPQTCNINSHPLQLHSSLTHRSYRSNSQSPRPKQSATSPVLKCRSPVSDKSPCTLPSRPRELTSPQSFSLPSDHENIKPKQYKIKTSYKAFAAIPTNTLLMEQKALEEPTKTASVTEGTALDTHSEMCSPAQLRQQTEELCAVIDQVLQDPLTMRRCESSPSFLQMNTESDGGKVSSTLQRAAGRETRYANLYKSTPMVAESQMTKPGVIRPVLVKAKSAQQKEEPYQPNPFKRYLEEISDQDIEQPSHPIVPIPENETLSSKEVTNERGSI from the exons aagaaaatatgagcTCTTCTTCAGTTTTGTCACACACATTTCTTCACTGCTTTTTGaagttccttttttatttttctccaagctGTGTTATGGACAGCAGACTGGGGAAGGAGACAGTCAAATTACCAGCCCAGTGAGTTTTATTAATGAAGGACAG GCCACTTCTCAAGAATCTGAAACCAAACCATTGACTTTCACATTTGTGCCATCCATCGGCCGACTTCCAACTCATTTTGAGGTTGTAGATGTCTCTAAGTTCCTTGTGACTATTCCAGAGGAGCCAAAAGATCTCAGCAATCAAGAAATTATAAATGAG TCTAACGTAGTCTCTGATGAGCAGTCCTTAAAGAGCAGTGTCAGGCGAGACTGTGTGCCTGCCATCCATCCAGACAGCACCCAAACGGTTCTCCAGTCCCTGGGGTGTAAcccaagcaaaggaaaaatgcaggagAACGACCTTTTTAAGGCTGAGTTTATCCTGATTACGGACTCCGGTGATGAAGATGAAGCAGCCGCTACCTCGATCAACATCCAAAGGCCTTCCAATGGGTACGGTCCTATCAGCGCCCAGCTGCTGGCTACATCCCACATTTCCCCTGGCACTGAGACAAGGAAGCCTGGTGATGGGCATCTTCCAGGTGCTGGGCTTTCCCACAGCACTGCTGATCAGCAAAAACAGCAG ttaaTTTCTACTCTTTCCACCTCTGATCATCTTTCCTCTAAACCACCTGCTGTCCACTTAATTTCTCCAACTAATCTGAAAGTAGCGTGCGGTGCCATGGTTAACCAGAATCAAGCCTCTTCGCTGGAAGACTCCCATAACAACTGGCAGTCAGCAATCAGGTCTTCTAAGCAAGATTCATCTCTCTACTTTCAGTCTGCTTCCCATAGTTCAGCCCCCTCCATGTCTAAAATATCCTCCTGTGCATCAAACATTTGTTACTCCAGCCCTCAACTGTGCGATAACCTGCAAACGCCAAGTCTCCATAGCCCTGTCTGTGTTTGCAAAATGGGAGACTTCACCACATCTTCCATTCCAGCAAAGAGTCCAAGTCTTTTCCCCAAACCTTCACATTCAGCTGAAATTCAAGGATTATCATCCCAGCCTTTATCCCCCAGTTCTTCCAAAAGATTGAAAGCTTTATCTCCCCTCCCTGTACGTATAACTACACATTCATTATCTCCTAGCCCTAAACCTTTGTCTCCACCCTCTCTTTATGGCTCCTCTTCAACCGTATGTAGTGTAAATGAGCCTTGCACACAAATGTCATCTAGAGGATATTTATTAAAGTCAGGAGTTAGATCACCTCTGCCAACCAGACTAACTCTCTTAACTGCTATTTTGAGATCAGGCTCTTCTCAGCGGAGACCTCTTTCCCCTGCTTCTTGCCCCACGTTTTCTCCTAGCTCCCTTTGTTCCTCAACACTTGCAATAGATCAAAAGTGCAAAACAACTCCCCCAACCCGCAGAAAATCTATTTCAAGCCCCCCTGTTAGGCCAGATTCTCCCAGCAGAGAGGAACATTGGCCTTCAGGATGGGCTCAGCATGTGCCTTTACACTCCAAGCCTCATCCTGCCCCCCGGGCAAGGTCCCTTTCTCCTAGAAAGCACCTTCCAGTCCGAACACCCTCTCCAGACTCCCGAAGTCCACAGTCATCCCACATCTCCTCCCATAGAAAATCAACTGCCTCTCCAGGTTGGCAGTCTATGCTGCCTGCTCTGGCAGTGCCTCCTAGTGCCCCAGAACATTATTCCCTTGCACACCcaacctctcctcctcctgaagGCCTGCGTTATCCTGCCTCCAGGTCCCAGGGACCTCAGAGGTGTCAGAGAGTGCACACTTACTCACCCATCTTTACCTGCCAGTCATATCCTTTGCTTTCTCCCACCAGACTTAGCTGCACATTTTCCCCCACCCGAGAAAAGCTGTTATCTCCCTCCCCAAGTCTTTCGACTTCAACTTCTAGATCTAAGTCAGATTCATCTCAAAAGTCTGCTCAGGAGCTGAGTACCCCCTCTCCTACGTCTTCAGGTGTCTCAAAGCAGTGGTCTCTCTCACGTCCTGATTCTACTTCACCAGTTCCCCAAACTTGCAATATTAATTCCCACCCACTGCAGCTTCATTCTTCATTGACACACAGAAGCTATAGGTCTAATTCCCAGTCTCCAAGACCTAAGCAATCCGCCACCTCACCGGTATTAAAGTGCAGATCTCCTGTCTCAGACAAGTCACCATGCACACTGCCATCAAGACCCAGAGAGCTGACTTCACCTCAATCTTTTTCCCTGCCTTCTGACCATGAAAACATCAAACCCAAG CAGTACAAGATCAAGACAAGCTACAAGGCATTTGCAGCAATACCTACAAACACATTACTTATGGAACAGAAG GCATTAGAAGAGCCAACCAAGACTGCTAGTGTGACTGAAGGCACTGCTTTGGACACTCATTCAGAG atgtgctcccctgcccagctcagACAACAAACAGAAGAGCTATGTGCTGTCATTGATCAAGTCCTGCAGGACCCATTGACCATG cGCCGATGTGAATCTTCTCCAAGTTTCCTGCAGATGAACACAGAATCAGATGGTGGCAAG GTGTCATCaacactgcagagagcagctggaCGCGAGACCAGATAT GCCAACCTTTACAAATCAACACCTATGGTGGCAGAGAGTCAGATG